The Planctomycetia bacterium genome window below encodes:
- a CDS encoding transglutaminase family protein, with translation MSTLRIEHHTVYRYARPIEFGQHRLVLRPREGHDLHVARMTLDIFPKHRLNWSRDVFGNSVVIVDFLEEADRLEFRSEVLVERSLPLSAEEPHKSPQVAFPVEYDTLETVVVGAYQTASYSEDRTALQSWLDQALPARDADAESLAAALNLLVHRQIKYFRRNERGVQSPAETLALGSGSCRDMATLLMDAARVLGFATRFASGYLDCAASLAGRASTHAWIEVYLPLLGWRGFDPTLGEPTSLKHVVTGVSNHPRGVMPISGSFNGTSADYLGMNVAVTTERVTASP, from the coding sequence ATGAGCACCCTGCGGATCGAACATCATACGGTTTATCGCTATGCCCGACCGATCGAGTTCGGGCAGCATCGGCTCGTGCTCCGTCCGCGCGAAGGACACGATCTGCATGTCGCGCGGATGACGCTCGATATTTTTCCCAAGCACCGCTTGAACTGGTCGCGCGATGTGTTCGGCAACTCGGTCGTGATCGTTGATTTTCTCGAAGAGGCCGATCGCTTGGAGTTTCGCAGCGAGGTTCTCGTCGAGCGCTCGCTTCCGCTCTCGGCCGAAGAGCCTCATAAGAGTCCTCAGGTGGCGTTTCCCGTCGAATACGACACGCTCGAAACGGTCGTCGTCGGGGCGTATCAAACCGCGTCTTATTCCGAAGACCGCACCGCTCTGCAATCGTGGCTCGACCAAGCTCTTCCCGCACGCGATGCCGATGCCGAGTCGCTCGCCGCGGCCCTCAATCTGTTAGTCCATCGGCAAATCAAGTACTTTCGTCGCAACGAACGAGGCGTGCAATCGCCGGCGGAAACGCTCGCGCTCGGGAGCGGAAGCTGCCGCGACATGGCAACCTTGTTGATGGACGCGGCGCGAGTTCTCGGCTTCGCAACCCGATTCGCGAGCGGCTATCTCGACTGCGCCGCTTCGCTCGCAGGCCGCGCGTCGACGCATGCTTGGATCGAAGTCTATCTGCCGCTACTCGGCTGGCGCGGCTTCGACCCGACGCTCGGTGAGCCGACCTCGCTCAAGCATGTCGTAACCGGGGTGAGCAATCATCCCCGCGGAGTCATGCCGATCTCCGGATCGTTCAACGGCACCTCGGCCGACTATCTCGGCATGAACGTCGCCGTGACGACCGAGCGCGTTACTGCGAGCCCTTGA
- a CDS encoding transglutaminase family protein, with protein MALRFHVSCRIDYDVAFPSTLIFNIHPQRNSAQTIIEEKLTIEPRVKAEEISIDGGENRFLRLRTGNKKKISLTYEGTVDCNYRFHDAEEIDTTSVAEMDQSAITFLFPSRYCQSDRLSRLAWDLFGKITNPYDQVVAIADWIHANVEYVRGSTNSETSAYDTVTQRTGVCRDFAHLGIAFCRALTIPARYFSGYAYQLQPPDFHACFEAYIGGRWLIFDATRLAHVNGLVRIGTARDAADAAVVSIFGRVSSTNIQVDCRLAEGQKYAPLSKKQLKHRGVSLDAR; from the coding sequence ATGGCTCTCCGCTTTCACGTCTCCTGCCGGATCGACTACGACGTCGCGTTCCCTTCGACGTTGATCTTCAATATCCACCCCCAGCGGAATTCGGCGCAAACGATCATCGAAGAGAAGCTGACGATCGAGCCGCGCGTCAAGGCGGAAGAGATCTCGATCGACGGCGGCGAGAATCGGTTCCTTCGCCTGCGCACCGGCAACAAAAAGAAAATCTCCCTCACGTACGAAGGGACGGTCGACTGCAACTATCGTTTTCACGACGCCGAGGAAATCGATACTACTTCGGTCGCGGAAATGGATCAGTCGGCGATCACGTTCTTGTTTCCAAGCCGCTATTGCCAGTCCGATCGTTTGAGCCGGCTCGCTTGGGACCTGTTCGGCAAAATCACGAATCCCTACGACCAAGTCGTGGCGATCGCCGATTGGATTCACGCGAATGTCGAATACGTTCGGGGGAGCACCAATTCGGAAACTTCGGCCTACGACACCGTCACGCAGCGGACGGGCGTCTGTCGCGACTTCGCCCACTTAGGCATCGCCTTCTGTCGTGCGCTCACGATTCCCGCCCGCTACTTCTCCGGCTACGCCTACCAATTGCAACCACCGGATTTTCACGCCTGCTTCGAGGCATACATCGGCGGCCGCTGGCTGATCTTCGACGCGACGCGCTTGGCCCATGTCAACGGACTCGTCCGCATCGGCACGGCGCGCGATGCCGCCGACGCGGCCGTGGTGAGCATTTTCGGGCGTGTCTCGTCGACCAATATTCAAGTCGATTGCCGGCTTGCGGAAGGCCAAAAATACGCTCCTTTGTCGAAGAAGCAACTGAAGCACCGAGGCGTATCGCTCGATGCACGGTAA